In Rosa rugosa chromosome 4, drRosRugo1.1, whole genome shotgun sequence, the genomic stretch CTGGGAAAGGTGTTGTACAAGGGACTGAGTAATCAAGGCCTATATCCAATACCATTTGATCTGCCACTGATTCTTCAAGAACAAGATGGTTCAAATAGCAGTCAGTTCAATACACAAAATAAATCTGCTAACCTAGGAAGAATTGTCAAGCATTCTTTGTGGCATCAAAGGTTTGGACATCCTGCAAATGAGATAGTTCATAGTATGTTAAATAAGTGCAATATTTCAAGTATACCAGACAAGGATTCTTCAGTGTGTGAGGCCTGTCTTCTTGGGAAATTTCACAAATTACCTTTTCCTTCATCTCAGTCTAGAAGTCAAGTTCCATTTGAGATTGTTCATTCAGATGTTTGGGGTCCATCTCCTCATCTTTCTTTAGATGGCTACAGGTTTTTTGTATTGTTCATAGATGATTGTACTAGATATACTTGGATTTttccaatgaaaaataaatctgAAGTACTTAGCTATTTTCAGTCTCTTTGTGCTTTTGTTGGCACTCAATTTTCAACTTCAATTAAATGTTTGAGAAGTGATGGAGGAGGGGAATTTACAGGAAATAGATTTAAAGCATTTCTGTGTAAACAAGGCATTACACATCAGATTTCTTGCCCCTACACTCCACAACAGAATGGAACTTCTGAAAGGAAGAATCGACACATTAGAGAGACTGCTATCACTTTATTACAGGATTCTCATCTTCCTTCAATCTTCTGGTACCATGCATGTGCAATTGCTGTATACTTGATAAACAGGATGCCTACAGCAACATTGGTTATGAAATCACCATTTGAGAAACTCTACTGTAAGGTCCCATCACTAGAATTGCTTAGAGTTTTTGGATGTGCCTGCTATCCACTCATGACTCCCTACAACAGTAACAAGCTTCAACCAAAAACTACAAAGTGTGTGTTCATTGGATTTGCAGCAGGATACAAGGGGTATATTTGCTACAATATGTCAAGCAAGAAATGTATTATCTCCAGACATGTGTTCTTTGAAGAAGATCAGTTTCCATTTGCAAAATTGCAGACTACTAACTCTTGCTCCAATATTACTCAGTCTCACAACTCTCAGCATCTTGCAGCACCTGTCCTCGTCAGCAATACCCTACATCAGGTACCTATCTCAACCACTGTatatgatcatcatcatcatcacactAATTCATCATCTCAAGTGTCTGTTGCCACTCAATCACCTAGCTTCTCATCTGTTCCTGATCACAATGACCATGCTCCTCAAAGTGGTTCTCCTGTTCCCTTAATTCCACCATCCATTGGTTATGATCAGTCCATCAATCCTGCATTCCATCCTGAGTCTAACACTTCCATTAGTTTTGGAGAAGATACTGGTACTATTACAGTTAACACTCAACCAGGAAATGGTTCTATATCTGTTCTTCTTGACTGTGTTCCAAATAGTTCAACTGCACAAGTCTCTAGCTCTAATATCTTACATCCAGTTCAAGGTCTCTCTGAGTCTACAGTCAATGATCATACTATGCTTACTAGAAGTAAGAGAGGAATTCTGAAAAAGAAGTGTTACTTATCCATCTTGGATAATACATCTTCTGATGATTTACAAACCTCAGAGCCTCGGAATTATAAGTTGGCTATGCAATGTCCAGTTTGGAAAACTGCAATGCAGGAGGAGTATGATGCCTTAATGAAACAACAGACCTGGTCTCTTGTTCCATTGCCTCCAAACAAAAATTTGGTGTCCTGCAAGTGGATTTTTAAGATAAAGCGAAATGCTGATGGTTCaatatctctctcttctctctagcTGTTACCTCAAGAACCCTAGCTTTCAAGAAGTTGTTGTCATTTAGCCTTAAGAACCTAAGATTTGGATAGACACCAAAGTCTTCAGAAATGTTACCAGTTAATTGATTCTCTTCAAGGCGGACTCTGATTAAGCTTGTGCAATTTCTCAAGCTCTTTGGCACCGGACCTATGAAATGGTTCTTGTTTATGCTGAAGTTTGTGAGAGATCCCCCTTGGCAAACATTTTGGGGTAAATAACCAGAGAAATGGTTGGTATCCAAATGAAGCTCAATCAACTTGGTGAGGTTCTCCATTTGTTGGGGGATGAATCCCGAAAGCTGGTTCTGACGGAGATTTAAAGTTTTTAATTTGAGTAAGTTACCAAATGAAGTGGGAACTGAACCGTTGAGCTGATTGACGCTCAACCCTAGATATACAAGAGATTTCAAGTTTCCTATATCTTCAGGAATCGTGCCGGAAAGTTGATTCTGACGGAGGTATAagattttcaattttctcaagtCACCAAGAGATGTGGGAATTGAACCGTTCAGTTGATTATTCCTCAAGGTTAGACACACAATAGATTTCAGTTTCCCTATCTCTTTAGCAATAGAGCCAGAAAGGTTGTTGTAACTGAGGTTCAAGGTTTTTAAGCTGCTCAAATCACCAAATGAAGAGGGAATTGAACCATCTAGTTGATTGTTTGACAACTCTAGATCCACAATTGATTTTAAGCTTCCTATCTCCTTAGGAATAGAGCCAGAAAGGTTATTTCTGAAGAGGAGGAGAACTTTAAGATTTTTCAGGAAACCAATTTCTGGTGGGATTCTCCCGGAAAATTGATTAAGAGAGAGATCAAGAGAGATGAGTTTGGAGAGGTAGCTAATTTCGGGTGGGATGGTGTCAAAGAGTTTATTCATGCTGAGATTAACATATGCAAGATTTGGGAAGGCCAAGAAAGAAAATGCATGTAGCGTACCTTGCAAAAGAAAATTGCTAAGCTTTATCCTGGAGACTCTTCCAGCTTTGTCGCATGAAATACCAGTCCAATTGCATGGGATTGATGAATTGGTGACATGAGTATTGGGAAGGTAAGTCCATGAGGTCAGAATATTTTGGGTTTGATCTCGAAAGCTGGCTTCCATTTGAGAAGAGCTTCTGCTTCAGTAGTAGAAGCAGAAACAGAAATAAGGTCTGGAGCTGAAACAAGCTGAACATACAAGAAGATAAAGCAATAAGCTAGAGAGCAGACTTTGTCATAAGTTGAAGATCTCATGGTTTCAAGCTGTTTGTGTATACAATTTGAGTTATGATATTGACTTGGAATATCTTTTTTGGCCTTTAGAACATGAACAGTAGAATTAGTACATAGTAGTGTCGGTTTCTTTATTGGCGGTTTCATACTGACCTTACAATAAGCTGTTTGCGTGAGCTAATAATACTCAttgtttgaccaaaaaaaaataataatactcATTGGCGGGCGCACGTGAAGACCAGTGAGGGCAGTGGCCCCCAGTGAAGTTTTGGTTTTTATTAAATGGTCCTTGATTTTGGTGTTATTTCTCTGTTTGCCCCTAGACTTAATCATATACACATAGGgttgtcactcggtcggttcgaatcggttataggtattaccaaattcaaaactaaaactttcggtttcaaaattgagctaccaattgccaaccaaaattttcggtttttaatcataactaccaaattcggtatttcggttttcggtattatcaactttttttttttttttgagggaaactGACAATTCTTATTAAACTTAAGGAGAACTCTCCTTTGTGATTACATCAGAAACAAAATAACGAGGCACAACGCCCcaagaagaaaattgaaaactAGAAAGAGCAAATCTAGCTAATTTGTGAGCCACAAAGTTGGCTTGACGGTAAGCATGAGTAAAATAAGAACCTGACATCTCATGGAGACTGAAGGTAATGTCATGATACACACGACCTAGAAAGGAAGTATGGGGAATGACTCTCTGCTTAGTTGCATTTGCAAGAGTTAGGGAATCTGTCTCAAAAATTACCGGGGAGAGCCCATGCTCAATAGCATGTAAGACAGCTACTCTTCCCGCTATGGCTTCAACTTGTTCCGCTGATCCAACGTTTGAAACTGCTTGATATTGACCTCCCAAGCACTGACCGGAAGCATCCCGGATAATTAATCCTATACCTCCACAACTGGTAGCAACGTCAAACGCACCATCCAAATTTATCTTAACCCACCCCTCAGGAGGAGGTTTCCACCTTGCCTCCTTCAAAGGAGGATACAAAACAGGTCTATTGTGGAAAGTATAATCAAAGAGTCTTGCATTAAGAGCAAAAACAACATCACCTGTACGCATTACCTTGTCATCCCAAATTCTTGTATTTCTCTCTTTCCAAAGTCCCCACAGAAAGTATATAAATATATTCCAATTATCATCAGTCAACATCTTAGCACAATGCTGCAACCATTCCTTTAAATCTAAAGCCAAGGCTTCATGCGAAAAACACACCTGTTGTAGACTAGAGTTTGACTGCAATACTTGTTTAGAAAATATGCACTGACGACAGAGGTGATCAGCAGACTCTGCAGCTTGTAAGCACAACACGCATAATGTATTCTCAATGGGCACATGCCTCGCTATCAGTAAGTCAACTGTAGGAAGACATTGTTGTACCAATTTCCACATAAAAATCTTCGTTGTACCAGGTACAGTGGCTTTCCACAACCTCTTCCAATATGAAAGCATTGGGTTCGATTGCTCACCAGCCCCTTGTGTCGAAACTAATAACTTGTAGGCACTTTTAACTGTAAATTTTCCTTTACTATCATAGTGCCAGACACGCCTATCATGTGTTGCTCGAGTACTCAAAGGTATTGATAAGATCAATGAAGCATCCTCCGGTGAGAACAATTGATGCACCCTGGCTTCATTCCACTTACCAGTATGAACAAACAAATCACTAACCCTGCTAGTACCATAAAAAATTCCATGTGTAGGAGTAGGTATGAAGGAAGGTGCCTTCGGTATCCAAGGGTCAGTCCAAGTCGAAATACTCTGCCCATCTCCAACCTGCCACCTAGTGCTCTTCAGAAGTAAATCCCGTGCCTCAAAAATACTCCGCCAAGAATAGGAAGGAGTGGGATGATGAGCAGCCTCCCAAAATGAGGTATTCGGAAAATACCTAGCTTAATTTGTATAATTTTGCAATGAGGGAATTAGGTAACTCCATAACCCTCCACCCTTGTTTGGCTAACAAAGCTAGGTTAAAGGAATGCAAATCCCTAAAACCTAACCTGCCTTCCTCTCTCGGGAAGCAAAGAGCAGACCAAAACTTCAAATGAATTTTTCGCTTCTCTGGTGTACTACCCCACCAAAACCGAGCACAGAATTGTTGTAGATCAtcacaaaaaaaatttgtaagtAAAAAACAACTCATTTCATACGTCAGTAATGACTGTGCTACCACTCTAATAAGAATGTCATTCCCAGCTCCACTTAGTAACTTTCCTTGCCAATTTTGTAACTTCTTGTCTAGCCGCTCTTTTATGTATTGAAAAGTTGCAGTTTTTGCACGCCCGACATATGTAGGAAGTCCTAAATATTTCTCATGCGACTCTACCACCACTACTCCCAGTCCAGCAGCCAAATCCGACTGTTCGCTGACACTAACATTCTTACTAAAAGTCACTGAGCTTTTATGGAAGTTAACTTGCTGACCCGAAGCTAGCCCATAAACTTTAATGATTTGTTGTATCTTTTGACACACCAAATGAGTAGCCTCCGCAAATAATaaactatcatctgcaaataaaAGATGATTAATACTCGGAGCTCCGGAGCAAATAGAAATACCTGGAAGAGCCCCAGACAATGCACTCTGAGTAAGTAATGTTAAGAATCCCTCTGCcccaagaagaaagagatatgGAGAGAGAGGATCTCCCTGACGGAGTCCCCGAGAAGGGATTACATACCCTCTAGGCTTCCCCCGAACCAAGAAAGAGTATCTAACTGTGGAAACACATTGCATTACCATTTGAATCCATGAAGTAGCAAAACCAAGTCTCTCCATAACTTTTCTAAAAAAAATCCACTCCATTTGATCATATGCCTTACTCAAATCCAACTTCAATGACATATACTTATCCTGACCAGATCGCTTATTATGAATGAAATGAGAAACTTCATTGGCAGCTAATATATTATCTATAATCAACCATCCTGGAATAAACGCACTTTGATATGGTGATATAATTTGAGGTAAGATCACCTTCAGCCTATTGGCAATAACTTTAGAGCATAGCTTATAGATGACATTGCACAGCGCTATGGGACGTAAGCCAGCCATCGTCTCAGGATTACTTACTTTAGGTATGAGGCATATATGAGTATAGTTTAACTGTTTTAGAAGCTGGCCCGAGTGCAAAAAGTCTTGAACCGCAGCAGTCACTTCTGCCCAAATAGTCTCCCAATAATGTTGGAGAAATATATGAGGCATCCCATCTGGACCGGGTGACTTGGTTGGATACATTTGAAAGAGGGCCTCCGTCACTTCCTCACATGAATAAGGCGCACAAAGCATAGAATTCATCTCCGCTGACACACAAGGTTGCAGAGCTGCTAGTGTTTGTTGTAATGCCTCGTTATCAATAACTCCAGCTGTGTACATACGTGAAAAATAATCAGTAACTATATTTTCCACTCAGACATCATCTTCAAACCAAGTGCCCTCATTATCAAACAACCCAATGACGAAGTTTTTTCGTTTGCGATTAGAAGCCTTTCGATGAAAATACCCAGTATTCCTGTCCCCATCTTTAAGCCAAGCTACCTTAGCTCGTTGAGACCAGTAAGCCTCATCTTGAGATAGAAGCAGTTCTAATTGAGCCATAAGGTCAACCTTTTCTTCCTGAAGTTCAGTAGAGTGAGGGAGCCCCATAATCACCTCCAATCTTTGTCTAACTACTAACATTGCTTTTTGTCGATCCCCAAAAGTAGCTCTCTGCCATCGATCCAAAGCAATACCAGTTCTCTCAATTTCTTAGACACACAGAACAAAGGTTGTCCAGTAACTACCGAACCCCAATGATTCTGAACTAGAGGATCACACTCAGCATTTTGAAGCCAGAAAGTCTCAAACTTGAAACGATTGAATCGTTGTTGCTTAGCGATAGGCTTCGAACTTACTTGTAAGAGAATCGGAATATGATCTGACTTACTTGGTGGAAGATGAATAACCCTAGAATGCATGAACAGTTCTAGCCATGTTGGAGTGGCCACTGCTCTATCCAAACGCAGTTTTGTCTCAGAATCACTCCAAGTATATGGAACTCCAAAGTAGCCCAGGTCAATTAAATCAGCATAACCCAAAACTTCACGAAACCCTCGCATTTGGCACTCTGGTTGAATTCTACCATCAAGTTTCTCAGAGGAATTAAGGATTTCATTGAAATCTCCTATCACTATCCACGGTAGTGCATCAGCATCGACCAAAGAACGAAGCAAAGCCCGGGACT encodes the following:
- the LOC133744197 gene encoding uncharacterized protein LOC133744197, producing MRGFREVLGYADLIDLGYFGVPYTWSDSETKLRLDRAVATPTWLELFMHSRVIHLPPKIERTGIALDRWQRATFGDRQKAMLVVRQRLEVIMGLPHSTELQEEKVDLMAQLELLLSQDEAYWSQRAKVAWLKDGDRNTGYFHRKASNRKRKNFVIGLFDNEGTWFEDDV
- the LOC133744196 gene encoding probable leucine-rich repeat receptor-like protein kinase At1g35710 is translated as MNKLFDTIPPEISYLSKLISLDLSLNQFSGRIPPEIGFLKNLKVLLLFRNNLSGSIPKEIGSLKSIVDLELSNNQLDGSIPSSFGDLSSLKTLNLSYNNLSGSIAKEIGKLKSIVCLTLRNNQLNGSIPTSLGDLRKLKILYLRQNQLSGTIPEDIGNLKSLVYLGLSVNQLNGSVPTSFGNLLKLKTLNLRQNQLSGFIPQQMENLTKLIELHLDTNHFSGYLPQNVCQGGSLTNFSINKNHFIGPVLKAK